Part of the Aquimarina sp. MAR_2010_214 genome is shown below.
AGGATGTTCTGTCTTTAAGACCTGTTTCTAAGCCGGCATATCCCAGAGACTGAAATCCAAGTGCTGTTTTATAAAAATGAGCTGCTTGTTTTGCATTTCCTACATAATATTCTACATAGTCTGTTCCTAGAAGCGGTAAAAAATCTTCGGCTTCTGGAAATATTTTTTCTAAGCTATAATTATAATTTTCTATATTTTTTAAATCTGACATGTCTTTAAGTTTTTAAATGAAAATCCTATTTGGCTTTCCAGGATTTATAATAATCATCTACTTGTAAATTCATTGCTTCTTCTGTAATCATGATAGGATTAAAAGGATCTATCATAACAGCTAGTTCTTCTGTTGATTTTTTTCCAACACTACGTTCTATTGCTCCTGGATGAGGACCATGAGGAATACCTCCCGGGTGCAATGTAATCTGACCTTTTTGAATATTATTTCTGCTCATAAAATCGCCATCTACATAATACAGCAGCTCTTCAGAATCAATATTACTATGATGATAAGGCGCAGGAACTGCTTTAGGATGATAATCATATAATCGCGGTACAAAAGAGCATACTACAAATCCTGCGGCTTCCCATTGCTGATGTATTGGCGGCGGCAGATGTATACGTCCCGTTATAGGTTCGAAATCAAAGATTGAAAAAGCAAATGGGTAATTAAATCCATCCCAACCAACTACATCAAATGGATGATTAGCATAAGTGTATTCCCATAATACGTCTTGTTTTTTAGAAATGATCTTAAACTCTCCTTTTTCATCATGTGTTTCTAAATTTTGTGGTAATCTAAAATCACGTTCACAAAACGGAGAATGCTCTAAAAATTGTCCGTAATTATTTCTATAACGTTTAGGCGATTCTATTGCACTTGATGATTCGATGAATAATATTCTATTGGTTTCGGTATCGAAATCTATTTGATAGGTTGTTCCTCTTGGTATGATCAAATAATCTCCATACTTAAAAGGAATAGTACCATACATTGTTTTTAATCTCCCCGAACCAACATGGATAAATAGCATTTCGTCGGCATCACTATTTCTATAAAAATAATCCTGTGAGAATGTTGCTGGAGCCGCCAGACCTATTTTTAGATCATTATTTACAAATAATATTTTTCTGCTTTCCAAAAATTCTTCTCCTTTCGGAAGTGAAAACCCCTGAAAACTCATCGCTTTCATGTTTTTATCGATTGCGATTTTTGGAGTGACGTCTTTACCTCTTTTAATTTCTGAAACTACTGTAGGAGGATACAGGTGATAGATAAGTGATGACATCCCTGCAAAACCTGCTGTTCCAAATAATTCTTCTTGATACAACCCCCCTTTAGGGTTATCAAAAGTGATATGTCTTTTATGAGGGATCTCTCCCAATGAATGATATCTAGGCATAAAATACTAGTGTTAAAATGATTAAATGAATAATTAAGCTTAAGGCATGACAAGCCTTATTCTGGATTTCTCTTGATGAGAAAGTGCAAATAGATGAGTATGTATATCCATTGAGAATTCACAACGCTAATAAAAGTATTGTATTTTAGAAAAAACATGACAAATATCATATTACAGTTCATAAAATATTAGAGAATGTAGCGTTGTTATTGCCATTTCAACTCTTAAACCATAAGCAGTAATAAATTTGTTAAATAATACTAGTTATTTCCCTGATATTACGATCAGAAACATTTTCTTTGTCTTTCCTTTTAAGAATATTGTTCTACTATTATTTACTATTTACAAACAAATGGAAGATTATTTAATAGGTATTGGTAAACGTCTAAAAGAGATTCGCAAAAGCGATAAAAAAACCATTAATGAAATCGCTACTAAAGCAGGGGTTAGCAATGGGCTTATTTCCCGAATTGAAAATGGAAGAACCATACCTTCTTTACCTGTTTTATTAAATATCATTACTGCACTCGACATAGAGATTCCTGCTTTTTTTAATGGGGTGCCTAGTCAAACTAATTTTACATTTTTAGTCACCAGAGCTTCTGAGTATAGTGTCATTCAAAAAGAGGATGATGCTATTGGGTTTAGCTACAAATACATTTTTGGTAAACAACTTTCCTCTATTGGTTTTGAAGCTGTCTTTTTGGAAATACAACCGGGATCTGAACGCAACAAAGTTGAGACAGATGCTTATGAGTTTAAATATATCTTAACCGGAGAGTGCCATTATATTATTGGAGAAGAGGAAGTTCTTTTGAAAGAAGGGGATTCAATTTTCTTTGACGGGCGGATTCCTCACGTGCCTGTTAATCGTGGAAAAACACCTTCTAAAATGATTGTTTTATATTTCTTTTTAGACAAGGAAAACTAAAAAACCGCCATAAGGCGGTTTTCAGAAACAAACAATTAAAACGTTAATCTAATAAAATATAATATTGATCAACTCTATTAACTCATTTACAATATAATCTGGTTTCGCTTTTTCTAGTTGTTCTCTATTTTGCGCTCCGGTTAAAACACCAACTGTAATTCCGCAATCAGCATTTTTACCTTCTTCAATATCAATCGCAGAATCTCCAGCTTTTAACACCTTAGAAGTATCTGTAATATCAAACATTTGCATTGCCTTACAAATCATTTCTTTGTGTGGTCGACCATTGGTTACATCATCTGATGTAAGTAATGCATCAAAATGCTTCTCTTTTTTCCAACCTATTTTTTTGATCAGTTGATTTGCTGTTTTTGAATCATATCCCGTATTGAGGACTATTTTTATCTCATTGTTTTTCAATACATCAAATAATTCTTCAACCCTGTCAAAAGCCACAACCTCTACCTCTTGGTATAGTTTTTTTAGAATCGGTCTAAAATTAGAAAATGCTCTTTTTGCTGTACTTTTTACTTCTTCACAAGAAGTCACACTAGTCAAAATATCAACTATTGCCTGGTGTTTTTCTTTACCTGCACCATATTCAAGTACCTCATTCAGACTTACATTATACCCTTCGTCATTAACAACCTGCTGTACAGTTTTATACACTATATTATCTTCATTTACTGTGGTTCCTGCCATATCAAAAACAGCCAGTTCAATTTTTTTATTCATCTTTATACATTAAAAATTCTTGTGATATTTTCTTTTGAAAAGCCAGCACTTCCTGTCATTCCCT
Proteins encoded:
- a CDS encoding homogentisate 1,2-dioxygenase, with protein sequence MPRYHSLGEIPHKRHITFDNPKGGLYQEELFGTAGFAGMSSLIYHLYPPTVVSEIKRGKDVTPKIAIDKNMKAMSFQGFSLPKGEEFLESRKILFVNNDLKIGLAAPATFSQDYFYRNSDADEMLFIHVGSGRLKTMYGTIPFKYGDYLIIPRGTTYQIDFDTETNRILFIESSSAIESPKRYRNNYGQFLEHSPFCERDFRLPQNLETHDEKGEFKIISKKQDVLWEYTYANHPFDVVGWDGFNYPFAFSIFDFEPITGRIHLPPPIHQQWEAAGFVVCSFVPRLYDYHPKAVPAPYHHSNIDSEELLYYVDGDFMSRNNIQKGQITLHPGGIPHGPHPGAIERSVGKKSTEELAVMIDPFNPIMITEEAMNLQVDDYYKSWKAK
- a CDS encoding XRE family transcriptional regulator produces the protein MEDYLIGIGKRLKEIRKSDKKTINEIATKAGVSNGLISRIENGRTIPSLPVLLNIITALDIEIPAFFNGVPSQTNFTFLVTRASEYSVIQKEDDAIGFSYKYIFGKQLSSIGFEAVFLEIQPGSERNKVETDAYEFKYILTGECHYIIGEEEVLLKEGDSIFFDGRIPHVPVNRGKTPSKMIVLYFFLDKEN
- a CDS encoding phosphonatase-like hydrolase, whose amino-acid sequence is MNKKIELAVFDMAGTTVNEDNIVYKTVQQVVNDEGYNVSLNEVLEYGAGKEKHQAIVDILTSVTSCEEVKSTAKRAFSNFRPILKKLYQEVEVVAFDRVEELFDVLKNNEIKIVLNTGYDSKTANQLIKKIGWKKEKHFDALLTSDDVTNGRPHKEMICKAMQMFDITDTSKVLKAGDSAIDIEEGKNADCGITVGVLTGAQNREQLEKAKPDYIVNELIELINIIFY